Proteins encoded in a region of the Vicia villosa cultivar HV-30 ecotype Madison, WI linkage group LG5, Vvil1.0, whole genome shotgun sequence genome:
- the LOC131607132 gene encoding NADH dehydrogenase [ubiquinone] 1 beta subcomplex subunit 2-like, producing MGGGHGHGGTTYKGVTIHQPKRWHTVTGKGLCAVMWFWVMYRAKQDAPVVLGWRHPWDGHDDHGSGH from the exons ATGGGAGGAGGACACGGCCACGGCGGAACAACCTACAAAGGCGTCACTATTCATCAACCTAAGCGCTGGCACACCGTCACCGGCAAAGGCTTGTGCGCTGTCATGTG GTTTTGGGTGATGTACAGGGCAAAGCAAGATGCTCCTGTAGTACTG GGCTGGAGACATCCCTGGGATGGTCATGATGATCACGGAAGTGGCCATTAA